In the genome of Candidatus Nezhaarchaeota archaeon, the window GCTCTGGTCCATGGAGCCGGAGCTCTCCTTAGCCATGGCCGAAGTCAGGCTAGCTAGAGACGTAGAGCCGCTAGGGGTGTCGAAGCTAATAACAGCGTGCCCGGCCTGTCAACTAAACCTAGGCATAGCTTCGTCTCGAAGAAAGGCCGTGCTAGGCAGAGGGCTAGAAGTACTAGACCTAGGCAGCTATCTGCTAGCTAAGCTGAGGGAGGGGCGTTGAGCTTCGAGGCCTACTTCAGCGAGCTAGCTAGGGTAGCTTACGAGGAGTGGCATAGGGAGGCCATAGCTAGAGCTGTAGAGAAGTACTTTCAGCGCAGGCTCAGCTCACTAGCTAAGCTGAAGGTAGAGGAGTGGGCTAGGGAGCTACGAGAGTCTAGGAGGGCCTACATAGGTAGGCTCGAGGAGCTAGTGAGGGAGGCGGTGGAGGCTATGGAGGAGCAGGGGATGGTGGTTCACGAGGCGCCTACTGCTAAGGAGGCCTGCGAGCTTGTCTACGAGAAGCTAGGCGGCGAGAAGCTACTGGTTAAGGTGAAGAGCTTAACTAGCGAGGAGGTTGGGCTCAATGAATACCTCGAGGAGAGGGGGGTGGAGGTATGGGAGACCGACGTGGGGGCAATAATCCTCCAGCTACTTAAGTGGAGGCCTTCTCACCCGACGGGGGTCTCGATAACTGTCCCTAGGGGGCTAGCCGCTGAAGCGTACTCTAAGCTAGCTGGGCGTAGGCTACCCGATAGCCCTTCAGCGCTAGTGAGCTTTACCAGGGGGCTCGTCAGGGAGAAGGTCTTGAGGGCTAAGGTGGGCTTCACAGGGGCTAACGCCATAGCGGCTGACGTAGGCCTAGTCTACGTGTTAACCAACGAGGCCAACGATAGGCTGGTTACAACTCTTCCGGACAGGCTCATAGTCATGGCCGGCATAGAGAAGGTGATGCCGGACAGGTGGGCTTGCGAGCTCTACTCAAAGGTAATACCAGTGTACGCAACTGGTGGAGGCT includes:
- a CDS encoding LUD domain-containing protein, whose translation is MSFEAYFSELARVAYEEWHREAIARAVEKYFQRRLSSLAKLKVEEWARELRESRRAYIGRLEELVREAVEAMEEQGMVVHEAPTAKEACELVYEKLGGEKLLVKVKSLTSEEVGLNEYLEERGVEVWETDVGAIILQLLKWRPSHPTGVSITVPRGLAAEAYSKLAGRRLPDSPSALVSFTRGLVREKVLRAKVGFTGANAIAADVGLVYVLTNEANDRLVTTLPDRLIVMAGIEKVMPDRWACELYSKVIPVYATGGGYVTFMSTIGLSKSSDIERVVVAPASGPREVHVILLDNGRREMLRDPVFRDALVCIKCGGCLYFCPVWNVVAGFFSSEGPYMGGFGAPWTLFTRGVEKAALQAYACTLCGRCKDVCPLGVDVPKMVLRVREVAASKGIMPAKLREMANSIAERGEPF